One Desulforhopalus sp. DNA segment encodes these proteins:
- a CDS encoding carboxy terminal-processing peptidase: MKIIRNCIVFQLVLCFLAFSAGSYAASTEAGKVDQKRNRFIGYLLNKQLPALHFSDKEVNDELAKAAFHLYIKQLDYQKRFLLKKDVEQLSAFAPYIDDNLANGRITLPDTGYDIINEKIDLVQKTVDSMLASNTVKISAGVGVVTVGSFDVQKKESYETDPEKIDFAQDIKELSDRWRKLIKAQVISQFLDLEEEQAKPKDKDKAGKKKSEEELWQEALNKVSKRNKTFFLRLRQETLQDHYDRFFNCVARAFDPHTNYIPPAGKEQFDISMRGSLEGIGALLREDDGFIKVVRIIPGSASARQGTLKAEDIILQVAQEKEEPVDISDMRLRDAVRLIRGPKGKAVSLTVKKVDGSTQVVRIVRDVVQIEETFVKSTIIESPGGGKTGYIFIPSFYRDFEGTRNGSKGRNSTDDTLKEIVSLKKENVDGIVLDLRDDGGGALVDAVDIAGLFIKSGPIVQVKNSFGDKRVLSDTDEKEYYDGPLVVLVNKFSASASEIVAAALQDYKRAVVVGSKHTHGKGTVQTIIDLNENIPLLHLGKYEDLGVLKVMIQKFYRVNGSSTQYKGVEPDIFLPNLFEHIKSGERYLDYSLPWDAIEPIHFTPWSDKSFDLEQLRKLSKERGEKDEGLKTIEEEAVKAAYRAEHSVMPIDLADMRNQRQESRLVREKIGTHYRKYREEQGEGGEFDEPEDEKGDPKEIWLKNVKEDPYIREAVNIVGDISHVPRL, encoded by the coding sequence ATGAAAATTATTCGCAATTGTATTGTTTTCCAATTGGTACTTTGTTTTCTCGCTTTTTCCGCAGGGTCGTACGCCGCTTCAACCGAAGCTGGGAAAGTAGACCAAAAGCGAAACCGGTTTATTGGCTATTTGCTCAACAAGCAATTGCCGGCTCTCCACTTTAGCGACAAAGAGGTCAATGACGAATTGGCTAAGGCCGCTTTTCATCTCTATATCAAGCAACTGGATTATCAGAAGCGCTTTCTTCTCAAAAAGGATGTCGAGCAACTGTCTGCTTTTGCCCCGTACATAGATGACAATCTTGCCAATGGTCGCATTACCCTGCCAGACACCGGATATGACATAATTAACGAGAAAATTGATTTGGTGCAGAAGACAGTCGATTCCATGCTCGCTAGCAATACGGTGAAGATCTCCGCTGGAGTTGGGGTCGTGACGGTTGGAAGTTTTGATGTTCAGAAAAAGGAATCCTACGAAACCGATCCTGAGAAGATCGATTTTGCTCAGGATATTAAAGAATTAAGTGATCGTTGGCGAAAGCTGATCAAGGCCCAGGTGATCTCCCAATTTCTTGATCTCGAAGAGGAACAGGCGAAGCCTAAGGACAAAGACAAGGCAGGGAAAAAGAAGAGCGAAGAAGAGCTATGGCAGGAAGCGTTAAATAAAGTCAGCAAACGAAACAAGACCTTTTTCCTCCGGCTTCGTCAGGAAACCCTGCAGGATCATTACGATCGATTCTTCAACTGTGTAGCTCGAGCCTTTGACCCACACACCAACTATATCCCCCCAGCTGGCAAGGAGCAATTTGATATAAGTATGCGCGGGAGCCTTGAAGGTATAGGCGCGCTGCTCCGGGAAGATGATGGCTTTATAAAGGTGGTTCGTATAATTCCCGGCAGTGCCTCGGCGCGGCAGGGTACCCTGAAAGCGGAGGATATCATTCTTCAGGTCGCACAGGAAAAGGAAGAACCGGTGGACATTTCCGACATGCGACTGCGCGATGCTGTTCGGCTCATTCGAGGACCGAAGGGGAAGGCTGTTTCGTTGACGGTAAAAAAGGTCGATGGCAGTACCCAGGTTGTACGAATTGTTCGTGACGTAGTGCAAATAGAAGAAACGTTTGTCAAAAGCACAATTATAGAGTCGCCGGGCGGAGGAAAAACCGGATACATTTTTATTCCGAGTTTCTACCGTGATTTTGAGGGCACTCGCAACGGCTCGAAGGGTCGTAATTCAACTGATGATACCCTAAAGGAGATCGTTTCTCTTAAGAAAGAGAACGTCGACGGTATCGTTTTGGACTTGCGCGACGACGGTGGCGGGGCCTTGGTTGATGCCGTTGATATAGCAGGGCTTTTTATTAAATCAGGCCCAATTGTCCAGGTTAAGAACAGCTTTGGCGACAAGCGGGTGCTGAGCGATACCGACGAAAAAGAGTATTACGATGGACCTTTGGTGGTGTTGGTAAACAAGTTTTCAGCATCGGCTTCGGAGATTGTTGCAGCTGCGCTTCAGGATTATAAGCGAGCGGTTGTTGTTGGTAGCAAGCACACCCACGGCAAGGGAACAGTTCAGACGATTATTGACCTGAACGAGAACATCCCCCTTCTTCACCTCGGAAAGTATGAGGACCTTGGGGTATTGAAGGTGATGATCCAAAAGTTCTACCGGGTTAACGGAAGTTCCACCCAATACAAAGGAGTCGAACCGGACATCTTTTTACCCAATCTTTTCGAGCATATCAAATCAGGAGAGCGATATCTGGATTATTCTTTGCCGTGGGACGCCATCGAGCCAATACATTTTACCCCTTGGAGTGACAAATCCTTTGATTTGGAGCAACTTCGCAAGTTAAGCAAGGAGCGGGGCGAAAAAGATGAGGGACTGAAAACCATAGAGGAAGAGGCTGTCAAGGCCGCCTATCGTGCCGAGCATAGTGTTATGCCAATTGATCTTGCCGATATGCGCAATCAGCGACAGGAATCGCGGCTGGTGCGGGAAAAGATCGGGACCCATTATCGCAAATATCGAGAAGAGCAGGGCGAGGGGGGCGAATTCGACGAGCCTGAAGATGAAAAGGGTGATCCAAAAGAAATCTGGTTGAAAAATGTTAAGGAGGATCCGTACATCCGCGAGGCGGTCAACATAGTCGGCGATATTAGCCATGTGCCGCGGTTGTAA
- a CDS encoding RsbRD N-terminal domain-containing protein has protein sequence MDLAEGFRNHKEKIIDKWVEYTLSTYGSSGFFIKERDKFANPVGGNIREAFGRLFPLLVKGADSKEFFAPLEQIMSIRSVQDFSPSQAVAPLNALKHITREVFTADKERRHLVQELYDFEFAIDLAMLAAFDIYMQCRERLYKVRIAEIKSGSHILTDSRCPSKLLSEDNTKVLK, from the coding sequence ATGGATCTTGCTGAAGGTTTTCGGAACCACAAGGAAAAAATCATAGACAAATGGGTAGAGTATACATTGTCAACCTATGGTTCGTCAGGTTTCTTCATCAAGGAGCGTGATAAATTTGCCAATCCAGTCGGTGGAAATATCCGAGAGGCCTTTGGCAGGCTCTTTCCCCTTTTGGTCAAAGGGGCCGATTCGAAAGAATTTTTTGCGCCATTAGAGCAGATAATGAGCATTCGCTCGGTTCAGGATTTTTCGCCGTCACAGGCGGTGGCGCCGCTCAATGCATTGAAGCATATAACCAGAGAGGTCTTTACCGCTGACAAGGAGCGACGTCACCTGGTGCAGGAGCTGTATGATTTTGAATTTGCAATCGATCTTGCCATGCTTGCAGCGTTTGATATTTACATGCAGTGCCGGGAACGTTTGTATAAGGTGCGCATTGCCGAGATCAAGTCAGGGAGCCATATATTAACAGATAGCAGGTGTCCATCAAAGCTGCTGTCTGAAGATAATACAAAAGTTTTAAAATGA
- the dsrM gene encoding sulfate reduction electron transfer complex DsrMKJOP subunit DsrM → MKYAFSFLAVIALVLIAWLGSQIPGMPYLFGVALPYLAIMIFLGGCVYKVVQWAKSPVPFPIQTTCGQGKSLDFIKHDRLEAPFTTAEVVARMFLEIVTFRSLFRNTKSEIHEGPHITYESSKWLWVFALIFHYSFLSIVVRHMRLFLDPVPAWIGWWEFIDGIFEVGAPTWYMSDVGLVAGCLLLFSRRLITRHVRYISLMNDYFPLVLIFAVAVTGILMRFVLRTDIDIVNIKQLTVGLVSLSPTIGAKIGSIFYIHVFLVCILLAYFPFSKLMHFAGVFLSPTRNLKNNSRAVRHLNPWNPKITPHSYAGYEDEFREFMVDAGIPVEKELSPAKDEK, encoded by the coding sequence ATGAAGTACGCCTTCTCATTCCTGGCAGTCATTGCGTTGGTTCTGATTGCTTGGCTCGGATCTCAGATACCCGGGATGCCCTATCTGTTCGGTGTCGCCCTGCCGTATCTGGCCATAATGATCTTCCTTGGCGGCTGTGTCTACAAGGTGGTGCAGTGGGCGAAATCCCCGGTACCATTTCCGATACAGACTACCTGCGGACAAGGGAAATCATTAGATTTTATCAAGCATGACAGGCTAGAGGCCCCCTTTACGACTGCCGAAGTCGTGGCCAGAATGTTTCTGGAGATAGTGACCTTTCGCTCTCTCTTCAGAAACACCAAGTCGGAGATACATGAAGGACCGCATATTACCTACGAGTCATCCAAATGGCTTTGGGTTTTTGCCCTGATTTTCCATTATTCGTTTCTGTCGATCGTTGTTCGCCATATGCGCCTTTTCCTCGATCCGGTACCGGCCTGGATCGGCTGGTGGGAATTCATTGATGGCATTTTCGAGGTTGGTGCACCTACCTGGTACATGAGCGATGTCGGTCTGGTTGCCGGTTGTCTTCTCCTGTTCAGCAGGCGATTGATTACTCGCCATGTCCGCTACATCTCCCTGATGAATGATTACTTCCCGCTGGTGCTGATATTTGCCGTCGCGGTAACCGGCATTCTCATGAGATTTGTCCTGCGTACCGACATAGACATCGTTAACATCAAACAACTGACCGTTGGTTTGGTGTCACTGTCTCCGACTATTGGTGCTAAAATCGGCTCTATATTCTACATCCATGTTTTCTTGGTGTGCATATTGCTTGCATACTTCCCCTTCAGCAAGCTCATGCATTTCGCCGGTGTGTTTCTTAGCCCAACGAGGAATCTTAAGAATAACAGCCGGGCGGTGCGTCATCTGAATCCCTGGAATCCAAAGATTACCCCTCATTCCTATGCAGGTTATGAGGATGAATTCCGCGAGTTTATGGTGGATGCAGGGATTCCGGTTGAAAAGGAGCTTTCTCCGGCAAAGGATGAAAAATAA
- a CDS encoding (Fe-S)-binding protein: MEWMDIPVVFKSGNYAYPAKKEKVEYLNSQSGLSFPNAREWSPEDDDWKLQDGWQDIIIRGLKERLDKFRSLKIFMDCCVRCGACADKCHFFLGTGDPKNMPVLRAELLRSVYRNEFTLAGKILGKMAGAREMTAAVLKEWFMYSYQCTECRRCSVFCPYGIDTAEVTMMLRELLHLVGVGINWILEPASNSNRTGNHMGLQPHTFKDNVEFLVDDVENLTGIRPNISFNRKGAEVLFITPSADVFAEPGLYTAMGYLILFEAIGLDYTWSTYASEGGNFGLFTNNETMKKLNAKMYAEAKRLGVKYIIGGECGHMWRVVHQYMDTMNGPADFLEVPKSPITGTVFSNAASSKMVHISEFTADLIKNGKLKLDKSRNSHVKATFHDSCNTSRAMGLLDEPRYILDHVVDWVEMPENTIREQTFCCGSGTGLNTDEIMELRMRSGLPRANAVKYVQEKHGVNMLSCVCAIDRATLTSLMNYWNPGVGVCGLSELVANALVQEGETRGELDEGLRTML; the protein is encoded by the coding sequence ATGGAGTGGATGGACATCCCGGTAGTCTTTAAATCCGGGAATTACGCCTACCCTGCCAAAAAAGAGAAGGTGGAATATCTTAACAGCCAATCCGGCTTGTCTTTCCCAAATGCCAGGGAGTGGTCTCCTGAGGATGATGATTGGAAATTGCAAGATGGGTGGCAAGATATCATCATCAGAGGACTTAAGGAGAGGCTTGATAAATTCCGTTCTTTGAAAATCTTTATGGATTGCTGTGTCCGGTGTGGTGCATGCGCCGACAAGTGTCACTTCTTTCTTGGAACAGGTGATCCAAAAAATATGCCGGTACTTCGGGCTGAACTCCTGAGATCGGTATATCGCAATGAATTTACTCTAGCCGGCAAAATTTTAGGCAAGATGGCTGGTGCCAGAGAGATGACTGCGGCCGTTTTAAAAGAATGGTTCATGTACTCGTACCAATGCACAGAATGTAGACGGTGCTCGGTTTTTTGCCCATACGGTATAGACACCGCAGAGGTGACCATGATGCTTCGCGAATTATTGCATCTGGTGGGTGTGGGTATTAACTGGATTCTTGAACCGGCCTCAAATTCAAACCGTACCGGTAACCACATGGGGTTGCAACCACATACTTTCAAGGATAACGTTGAGTTCCTTGTTGATGATGTTGAAAACCTGACTGGGATTAGGCCAAATATCTCTTTTAACCGAAAGGGTGCCGAGGTCCTGTTTATCACTCCGTCCGCCGACGTTTTCGCAGAACCGGGTTTATATACAGCGATGGGCTATTTGATCCTATTTGAGGCGATTGGCCTTGATTATACCTGGTCAACCTATGCCTCTGAGGGTGGCAACTTTGGTCTCTTCACAAATAATGAGACCATGAAGAAACTCAATGCCAAGATGTACGCCGAAGCGAAACGTTTAGGGGTGAAATACATCATAGGTGGTGAGTGTGGGCATATGTGGCGTGTCGTGCATCAGTATATGGATACCATGAATGGTCCTGCAGACTTCCTTGAAGTACCAAAATCGCCCATTACTGGTACCGTATTTAGCAATGCCGCATCGTCCAAAATGGTACACATAAGTGAGTTTACTGCTGATCTCATCAAGAATGGCAAATTGAAACTTGACAAAAGCCGCAATAGCCACGTTAAGGCAACATTCCACGATTCATGTAACACCTCCCGAGCAATGGGACTGTTGGATGAGCCTCGTTATATTCTTGATCATGTTGTTGATTGGGTGGAGATGCCGGAAAATACCATTCGAGAGCAGACTTTCTGTTGTGGTTCCGGTACCGGTCTCAATACCGACGAGATTATGGAGCTGAGAATGCGTTCAGGATTGCCGCGAGCCAATGCAGTGAAATATGTTCAGGAAAAGCATGGAGTGAACATGCTGTCTTGTGTCTGCGCGATCGACCGGGCTACGCTGACTTCCCTCATGAACTACTGGAATCCTGGGGTTGGAGTCTGTGGATTGAGTGAGTTGGTTGCCAATGCGCTTGTTCAAGAAGGCGAAACCCGCGGTGAGCTTGATGAAGGCCTCCGTACCATGCTATAG
- the dsrJ gene encoding sulfate reduction electron transfer complex DsrMKJOP subunit DsrJ, with the protein MYNKGTIIPGLIIFVLLITFPLWFNAFSKASTVPKVELPPGGQKECVAPAAEMRANHMVLLNEWRDDVLRDGNRVAVKVGGVEYRKGLQTACMACHTNKEKFCDTCHVYTSVKPFCWDCHLTPSVLAAKKETN; encoded by the coding sequence ATGTACAATAAAGGAACAATAATACCTGGACTAATCATTTTCGTCCTGTTGATAACCTTCCCGCTCTGGTTCAATGCGTTCTCGAAGGCAAGCACGGTACCTAAAGTAGAGCTGCCGCCTGGGGGGCAAAAGGAATGTGTCGCACCTGCTGCCGAGATGCGTGCCAATCATATGGTGCTCCTCAATGAATGGCGCGATGATGTCCTTCGTGACGGCAATCGCGTTGCGGTAAAAGTTGGTGGCGTGGAATATCGCAAGGGACTGCAGACGGCTTGTATGGCATGTCATACCAATAAGGAGAAGTTTTGTGACACTTGTCATGTTTACACCTCTGTAAAACCCTTCTGCTGGGATTGTCATTTGACCCCGAGTGTGTTGGCGGCAAAGAAGGAGACAAACTAA
- a CDS encoding 4Fe-4S dicluster domain-containing protein, whose protein sequence is MDKQRRKFLKIAGATALAGISAPVVVNLTGSPAVASAAKNQASAQAAAAGGHGDDTAPKGVKLGLLIDMRKLYGHPELLDKATQACNKAHNIPKIDNKKSEIKWIWKTPFANAFTDQSTSNASYTTRNNDFLVLCNHCAEPPCVRVCPTKATFVDKKTGIVAMDFHRCIGCRFCMMGCPYGARSFNWMDPLPFIEELNPDFPARMRGVVEKCNFCGERLALGKEPACVEAVKEAGAIIFGDLNDPNSEIRRILDKEHTIQRQAAYGTKPSVFYIV, encoded by the coding sequence ATGGATAAGCAAAGAAGAAAATTTCTGAAAATTGCCGGAGCAACTGCCTTGGCCGGGATCAGTGCCCCGGTTGTGGTCAATTTGACTGGATCGCCAGCTGTAGCCTCGGCAGCCAAGAATCAAGCCTCTGCCCAAGCCGCTGCAGCTGGTGGCCACGGGGATGACACTGCTCCAAAGGGAGTAAAGCTTGGCCTTTTAATCGACATGCGCAAGCTCTATGGACATCCTGAACTGCTTGACAAGGCAACTCAGGCTTGCAACAAAGCGCATAATATTCCGAAGATTGACAATAAGAAAAGTGAGATCAAGTGGATATGGAAAACCCCATTCGCCAACGCTTTCACTGATCAGTCGACCAGCAATGCATCGTATACTACACGTAATAACGATTTCTTAGTTCTCTGTAACCACTGTGCGGAGCCACCATGTGTTCGTGTTTGTCCGACGAAGGCAACCTTTGTCGACAAAAAGACGGGCATCGTGGCAATGGATTTCCATCGCTGTATTGGCTGCCGGTTTTGTATGATGGGTTGTCCTTATGGAGCGAGGAGTTTCAACTGGATGGATCCGCTACCTTTTATCGAAGAGTTGAATCCTGATTTCCCTGCTCGTATGCGCGGTGTTGTTGAAAAATGCAACTTTTGTGGGGAACGTCTGGCACTTGGCAAAGAACCCGCGTGTGTAGAGGCAGTCAAGGAAGCTGGTGCGATAATCTTTGGGGATCTTAATGATCCTAACTCAGAAATTCGCCGTATTCTTGACAAGGAGCATACCATCCAGAGGCAAGCGGCCTATGGAACCAAACCGTCAGTCTTTTACATAGTGTGA
- the nrfD gene encoding polysulfide reductase NrfD, translating to MIEKALKGNPAYWMWLAFLSAFIAVGGICYLRQFLFGMHLTGMGRDLSWGLYISQFTFLVGVAAGGLMLVLPYYIHNYKAFGRMTILGEFLAISSIVMCLMFIMADIGQPLRGLNMIFHPTPNSMLFWDMVVLLGYLGLNVICGWVILTAERKQVKPPKWVYIFVYISIPFAVSIHTVTAMLYCGLPGRHFWLSAITAPRFLASAFAAGPALIVIACLIMKRIAHFDVGKEAINKLTTIIMYAALINAFFVCLEFFVGYYSNIPGHKHALEYLFFGLEHHGHVYNNLVPFMWTSVVFCFGGLGLFAYMKIANWSTDFFIGIGCALIFIALWLDKGLGFVMGGLAVNPLDEVVEYIPTANEIGITLGIWATGFLLVTVLYKIAVKVEHEVEG from the coding sequence ATGATCGAAAAAGCGTTAAAAGGAAACCCTGCCTACTGGATGTGGCTGGCATTTTTGAGCGCATTCATTGCGGTGGGAGGAATTTGTTATCTCAGACAATTTCTCTTTGGTATGCATTTGACAGGTATGGGCCGTGACTTGTCATGGGGCTTGTACATTTCCCAGTTTACTTTTCTTGTTGGTGTTGCGGCGGGAGGGTTGATGTTGGTTCTCCCCTACTATATTCACAACTACAAAGCGTTCGGCAGGATGACCATACTTGGCGAATTCCTGGCGATTTCCTCCATCGTCATGTGCCTTATGTTCATCATGGCTGATATTGGACAGCCCCTGCGTGGGCTGAATATGATCTTTCATCCAACCCCGAACTCCATGCTCTTTTGGGACATGGTGGTTTTGCTCGGATATCTTGGGCTAAATGTCATCTGCGGTTGGGTCATCCTAACGGCTGAACGTAAGCAGGTGAAACCGCCGAAGTGGGTATACATCTTTGTGTATATTTCAATTCCATTTGCTGTTTCAATCCACACAGTTACCGCCATGCTCTACTGCGGTCTGCCTGGTCGTCATTTTTGGCTGTCGGCAATTACCGCGCCAAGGTTTCTTGCATCAGCCTTTGCCGCAGGGCCAGCTCTGATTGTTATTGCCTGTCTCATCATGAAACGGATTGCTCATTTTGATGTTGGCAAGGAAGCTATCAACAAATTGACGACGATCATTATGTATGCGGCTCTCATTAACGCATTCTTTGTATGTCTTGAATTCTTTGTTGGTTATTACTCAAACATCCCTGGCCATAAGCATGCCCTTGAGTATCTCTTTTTTGGTCTTGAGCATCATGGCCACGTGTACAATAATCTAGTGCCTTTCATGTGGACTTCGGTGGTTTTTTGCTTTGGTGGTCTTGGTCTGTTTGCCTACATGAAGATTGCCAACTGGTCCACTGATTTCTTCATAGGGATTGGCTGTGCCTTGATCTTCATCGCCCTGTGGCTTGATAAGGGTCTAGGGTTCGTCATGGGTGGATTAGCAGTCAATCCGCTAGATGAGGTTGTGGAATATATTCCCACTGCCAATGAGATAGGAATTACCCTGGGAATCTGGGCTACAGGGTTTCTTTTGGTAACAGTTCTCTATAAAATCGCCGTAAAGGTTGAACACGAAGTAGAAGGGTAG